One Streptomyces mobaraensis NBRC 13819 = DSM 40847 DNA segment encodes these proteins:
- a CDS encoding protein kinase domain-containing protein: MSQDGAQGRYAGRAVGGGRYQLRDLLGEGGMASVHLAYDSVLDRQVAVKTLHTELGRESSFRERFRREAQAVAKLTHTNIVSVFDTGEDELDGSTMPYIVMEYIEGKPLRSVLDADVAQYGAMPTAKALKITADVLAALEVSHEMGLVHRDIKPGNVMMTKRDVVKVMDFGIARAMQSGVTSMTQTGMVVGTPQYLSPEQALGRGVDARSDLYSVGIMLFELLTGRLPFDADSPLAIAYAHVQEEPVAPSTINRSIPPAVDALVARALKKNPNERFPSAAAMRDECARVAGTARTAGSPVISGDAPAPGSGAGVSSAVFPPVDQQAVPGPGIQSVQTPYQAPQQQNPYGSYGSGYAAQGPGPAAASSPAYQTPPPYQGAHTPPPGGLPASSAPASGGGRGNKPVIIGSAIVAALAVIAVITVVTLKNNKDDDPAKADGPAVQVTRSAAPVGGSAGGSSGGSSGGSSGGYSGGSGGGSNGSTSGGNGGGNGGGTGGGGVGSKHVDGDKAKVIEPEKCTQARPSFLDKTKTSMPDVSFVYIDSVKQCFQQAGWKYREDKQNENVFGKGTVVMQNPQKNDPFDPKTTTIVITVSTGDPAS; encoded by the coding sequence ATGAGCCAGGACGGCGCACAGGGCCGCTACGCGGGACGGGCCGTCGGCGGCGGCCGCTACCAGCTGCGCGACCTGCTCGGCGAGGGCGGCATGGCCTCCGTGCACCTCGCGTACGACTCGGTACTCGACCGCCAGGTCGCCGTCAAGACCCTCCACACGGAACTCGGCCGGGAGTCGTCCTTCCGCGAGCGCTTCCGCCGCGAGGCCCAGGCCGTGGCCAAGCTCACGCACACCAACATCGTCTCCGTCTTCGACACCGGCGAGGACGAGCTGGACGGCTCGACGATGCCGTACATCGTCATGGAGTACATCGAGGGCAAGCCGCTGCGCTCGGTCCTCGACGCGGACGTGGCGCAGTACGGCGCGATGCCGACCGCCAAGGCGCTGAAGATCACGGCCGATGTGCTGGCCGCGCTCGAGGTCAGCCATGAGATGGGCCTGGTCCACCGGGACATCAAGCCCGGCAACGTGATGATGACCAAGCGTGATGTGGTCAAGGTCATGGACTTCGGCATCGCCCGCGCCATGCAGTCGGGGGTCACCTCGATGACGCAGACGGGCATGGTCGTCGGCACCCCGCAGTACCTCTCCCCCGAGCAGGCCCTGGGCCGCGGCGTGGACGCGCGGTCCGACCTGTATTCGGTCGGCATCATGCTCTTCGAGCTGCTGACCGGCCGGCTGCCCTTCGACGCGGACTCGCCGCTGGCCATCGCGTACGCGCACGTCCAGGAGGAGCCGGTCGCGCCCTCCACGATCAACCGCTCGATCCCGCCGGCGGTGGACGCCCTGGTGGCCCGGGCGCTGAAGAAGAACCCGAACGAGCGCTTCCCGAGCGCCGCCGCCATGCGGGACGAGTGCGCGCGGGTGGCGGGGACGGCACGGACGGCCGGCTCGCCGGTGATCTCCGGGGACGCGCCCGCGCCGGGCAGCGGCGCCGGGGTCTCCTCGGCGGTCTTCCCGCCGGTGGACCAGCAGGCGGTGCCCGGCCCGGGCATCCAGTCCGTCCAGACGCCGTACCAGGCGCCGCAGCAGCAGAACCCCTACGGGTCGTACGGATCGGGCTACGCGGCTCAGGGCCCGGGCCCGGCTGCCGCCTCTTCCCCTGCGTATCAGACGCCTCCGCCGTACCAGGGCGCGCACACGCCCCCGCCCGGCGGCCTGCCCGCGTCCTCCGCCCCGGCTTCCGGCGGCGGCAGGGGCAACAAGCCGGTCATCATCGGATCGGCCATCGTCGCCGCGCTGGCGGTCATCGCCGTGATCACCGTCGTCACCCTCAAGAACAACAAGGACGACGACCCGGCCAAGGCGGACGGGCCGGCCGTCCAGGTCACCCGCTCCGCGGCCCCGGTGGGCGGCTCGGCCGGAGGTTCCTCCGGCGGCTCTTCCGGCGGCTCCTCCGGTGGTTATTCCGGTGGCTCCGGCGGCGGGTCCAACGGCTCGACGAGCGGCGGCAACGGGGGTGGCAACGGCGGCGGCACCGGAGGCGGCGGCGTGGGCAGCAAGCACGTCGACGGCGACAAGGCCAAGGTCATCGAGCCCGAGAAGTGCACGCAGGCGCGTCCCAGTTTCCTCGACAAGACGAAGACGAGCATGCCGGACGTCAGCTTCGTCTACATCGACTCGGTGAAGCAGTGCTTCCAGCAAGCCGGCTGGAAGTACCGCGAGGACAAGCAGAACGAGAACGTGTTCGGCAAGGGCACGGTCGTGATGCAGAACCCTCAAAAGAATGATCCGTTCGACCCGAAGACCACCACGATCGTCATCACGGTCTCGACGGGCGACCCGGCTTCCTGA
- a CDS encoding bacterial proteasome activator family protein, whose product MDMPRNERSQESPHILVVGPDGMALGSTSPGGGAGDDESREVPVTEQVEQPAKVMRIGSMIKQLLEEVRAAPLDEASRVRLKEIHHSSVKELEDGLAPELVEELERLSLPFTDDTIPTEAELRIAQAQLVGWLEGLFHGIQTALFAQQMAARAQLEQMRRALPAGLGDDEGEGGGRNQHGARSGPYL is encoded by the coding sequence ATGGATATGCCGAGGAACGAACGGTCGCAGGAGAGCCCGCACATCCTGGTCGTAGGCCCGGACGGCATGGCTCTCGGCAGCACCAGCCCCGGCGGCGGGGCGGGTGACGACGAGTCGCGCGAGGTCCCCGTGACGGAGCAGGTCGAACAGCCCGCGAAGGTCATGCGCATCGGCAGCATGATCAAGCAACTGCTGGAGGAAGTGCGCGCCGCGCCCCTGGACGAGGCGAGCCGGGTGCGGCTCAAGGAGATCCACCACAGCTCCGTCAAGGAGCTGGAAGACGGGCTCGCCCCCGAGCTCGTGGAGGAACTGGAGCGCCTGTCGCTCCCGTTCACCGACGACACCATCCCCACCGAGGCCGAACTCCGCATCGCCCAGGCCCAGCTCGTCGGCTGGCTCGAGGGGCTCTTCCACGGCATTCAGACGGCGCTGTTCGCCCAGCAGATGGCCGCCCGCGCCCAGTTGGAGCAGATGCGCCGCGCCCTCCCGGCGGGCCTCGGCGACGACGAGGGCGAAGGCGGCGGCCGGAACCAGCACGGAGCGCGCTCGGGCCCGTACCTGTAA